Within Triticum dicoccoides isolate Atlit2015 ecotype Zavitan chromosome 1B, WEW_v2.0, whole genome shotgun sequence, the genomic segment gacggaactcatctccggagctttgctggatcagaggccggagatcgtcatcgagttgaacgtgtgctgaactcggaggctccgtacgttcggtgcttggatcggtcggatcgtgaagacgtatgactacatcaaccgcgttgtgctaacgcttccgcttacggtctacgagggtacgtggacgaacactctcccctctcgttgctataccatcaccatgatcttgcgtgtgcgtaggaatttttttgaaattactacgttccccaacacccattgCCAAGGGTGCCGCAGGGCCATCAACCCATGTCCGAATAGCTGACATGGGCGAAGCATCCGGTTGAGGTGGTGGAGGCGGTGCAGAGCTGGCAAGCGAGGGAGGGTTCTGGGGTGGCATGAGCTCCGTTGCCGCTGGCGGGTCCCCCGACAAAGGCCGCGATGCCAAGCATGGATGTGTACTGGCAGGAACGGTCGTGGAGGAGGTGATTTGCATCGGAACCACTCCTCCCAAGGAAGATGATGCCGCCGTGTTAGCTGACGACGAAGATGCTTTCGGCCTCTTGCTCTTGTCATCAGCCCTTGAAGTGTCCTCTCGATCATGATCCTTGCCCCCTTCCGTATCATCGCCATGCTCCCAAACGCGAGGCACAAAATCAGCGTCCACACGGAAATCATCATCTTCCAGAGTGTACCGGAATTCATAGCCCTTCTTCTGAACAACCACATCCAACGAGAGGGAGTTGACAGGGCTCATCTTAAAAGCATGAAGATTAAGCACGCCAACCTGAATCCTCACAATACCACGGCGGCGCAAGCAAAGGAGGTCGACGTCAAGAGTGGCGCCAATAACTGAGCCAACTGCCCAGAGACCCAAGAAATGCCGGAGAGCGTGAGGAACTCCGTGTACATGCACCCAAACTGGAATAAGCTCAAAACGATTCGGAATCTCCTCGGAATGACAAGCCTTGAACTCCGAAGTGACATTATGCGATTTGATGAAGACCGTGAAACCAGTAACTCTGAGGAGCACCTCGTCACTGGGAAAAGACATGATAAAAGCATTCTGGCCATGAGGGATAGCCTTCCACGTCCACTGTTGCTGATATTGAGCGATCTTAGCAACCTCCGCCTCCACAATGCTCGAAGAGATAGAGCCTCCGAGATCGAAACAAGAGCCGTTGGGGAGGATTGTGGTGCGAGGTCTGCCCTGCAAACATTGTCAGGCATCTGAAAGAAGGCCATGCTCTCAGTCCCATAGCCACAAAGCATCGCCGCCGGCTTCGGCATCTTGAGAGCTGGACACCGCCGAGTAGTCATCGGATGGTTCACCTTGTTACAGATGAAACAATACTGCTGTGTTTCACAATCTGAAACCACATGTCCGGCCGACTGACATTTGGTACACCATAACTTGGTCATTACCGTGTTCACCCCGGGAGCAGGTGCCGCCTGAGCCACATCACGTTGTTGTTGAGCCGGTGCCATAAGAGGAGCAGCAGTCACAAGAGGCCCCGAGACAAAAGCTGGAGCACCTTGTACGCCATGATAAGGCAAGGTGGGTGGAGCAGCGATGATCGGGGCGTTTCCCGCACGGTTCTTAGGCCGATTTCCTTTTCCTCCCTTCGGTTTCCTAGGACGGATATTCCCTGTCTGAACTCCGGCCGCAGAGTTTGCCAGACCAGCGTTAAAGGCCATTGGCTGGACAGCAGTGGGGTGACCATGGCTCTGTTGCAAGAAAGGGCCGGCTGGTTGATATGAGTACACCGGCGCCATTTGCTGCGGCATTTGATACATCTGTTGATTAAATGGAGAGAAAAAAGATTTTGACAGGTGAGCTCATATCAAGGACTTGCCAAAAAAAGATGTTGATACTGTAGACAAAATCGCTGTGAAGGGATTTTGCAATGATCTTAAGTAATAGATTCTGCAAGGGTACATTTGCTGCAGATTTAGAATTTGACATCTCTCGGCATTCTTGTCTTTCATTCCACACCTATTTCCAACACGTACACCTAAATTACATTACACATAGCCGAGCTAAGCACAGCAAACCCATAGCCATACCAAATTTTGACTTCAGAGTTGGCACGACGATCCGCACCCTCCACCGGCGCCGCCACTGTCTTTGCCGAGGGAGCCCCTCCGCCAGCCACCTGCTCCTTCCTGAGACCTTCACTACCCTGGCGCTGAGATCTTCTGTTCGGGCCTTTGCACTTGAGCTGTTCAATAAAATGCCAAGCACGATGATAGATGTCCTAATACCATGTCACTTGTCACTAGTGTTGGCTGCCCAGGCCCATGTCCAAAACTATGGCTGTTGTCTCTGCtactgcaaaaaataaaaaaaaatagtcACCAGAGTAACTCACCACACAGATGCACCAAATTGGTAAATAAATCATGTCTGATGTAAGGTTTTTTCCATTCAAACGTATGTACAACATATAAGACCACTGAAGTATTCTTCTCCCTCCAGCGTTTTCCTCTTCCATCCCTGGATGCTACCTTTCtaatttctctcatacatgtacatattatgacactaAGTATGTATTTGTACTGTGCTAATCCTGGATCCTGATCGTAAAACGAGGCTTAGCCACGTGCCTATGAATGTCGACATCTCCTTGAATGCCACAAGCTTCTCTCTCTAGTTTATTACCATAGTAAGCAGGATTAACGTCTCTCATTTGGCTCCTAAACTATGCTTAGAGTGGGTGGTGCTTTTCGGTAAAGGGCGCCAAGTGGGTGGTACTTGGTATCAGTGAAAACAATAGACCTGACGCAGCATGTGATACATAATTAATTAACTGGTGATCAGTTGTCCTTGTGTCGACATCATTGAGTGATTCCAGACATGGATGGGCTAGCTCATTGAGTAACCCCACACAGTGAGGATCGTGCCAAGATCAAACATAGGGAAAACAAGAGAGCTAACACTGACTTCCACTCCTGTATTGGTAGCTTCATTTAGACTCTTTCTTTgcgccttttcttttcttttcctcatGCACACAGATATAAATATCCACAGTGGTCAAAAGCTGGCATTATGTTGATTTGACACTTGTGTTTagtcgaaatatgtaatgaattaggTTCAGATTTGTTCGATCTAGTTGATTCAAACTTGTGCAAAAATATTGTGGCTAAAAGTTACACTTCTCCATGTTGAAAACTGTGATTTGGGGGTTGAAATCTTCAAAATCTGGATTGCAACCTTCCCATTTTGGAATTTACAATTTTCTTTTTTTTAACAGAGAAAAGGAATTGGAGGAAGAAGCTGCCGGAGCCAGAGGTAGCAATCACATTGCATCACCAGGTTGATTATCAACCAAAACATCATAGAGCTCTTTGGATCCGGCAAGGCGAGTAACATGGAGGTCGTGACTGGGGCTATGAGCACCCTCCTGCCCATCCTCGGCAACCTTCTCAAGGAGGAGTACAACCTGCAGAAGAACACCAGGGGtgagatcaagttcctcaaagcagAGCTCGAGAGCATGGAGGCTGCCCTCATCAAGGTTTCAGAGGCACCGTTGGACCAACCACCTGACAAACAGGTCAAGCTGTGGGCAAGGGATGTCAGGGATCTGTCCTATGAGATTGAAGAGAGCGTTGACAAATTCTTGGCATGCCTTGAATGTCAGCAGCAAAAGAGGCCACACAGCTTTATGGGTTTCATTCATAGAAGCATCAACATACTGACAAAGGGCAAGGTCCGACACAATATAGGCATGGATATCAAAGACATCAAGAGGCGCATCAAGGAGGTCAGTGAGAGGCATGATCGGTACAAGGTTGATAGCGTTGTGCCCAAGTCCACTAGTACAAGTACTGATACACTTCGCCAGTTAGCCTTGTTCAAAAAGGCGACAGAGCTTATTGGCACCGAAGAGAAGAGCCTTGACatagtcaagatgctaacggagggAGACAAGGTTTTCAAGAAACAGCCCAAGATGATCTCTATTGTTGGCTTTGGAGGCTTAGGGAAGACAATTCTTGCTAACGTGGTATATGAGAAGCTTCGTGGGGAATTTGATTGTGGAGCTgttgtttctgtttctcttaatccTGACATGAAGAAGCTTTTCAAGAGTTTGCTCCGTCAACTTGACAAGGGCAACTACAAGAACATCATGGACCAGTCAGCGTGGAGCGAAACACAACTCATAAGTGAGATAAGAGATTTCCTTCGAGACAAGAGGTACGTACATTGGTGCCCCTGCCATTGATATTTTATCTAAGAGTTCATGTTATTAGCTCCAGAGTTCATGTAGGGAAGTTTTCCTACAGTTTGATCTATCATTACATTTATTTTCATTGTTTTCCTGTTATTTAGATTCGATGAGAGTGTTAAGAGAATACTCCTGTCCAAAAACAACATTTGTTATACCATTACCTAGAATATATATATCTAACAAGAATGAATAGATCGTGAAAAGTAGTCTATTTAGTTCTTAAATTATTCTAGGAAGAAAAAAGGTCAAATAAGCTTTGAGGTTATATAAAGAAATATGCTCATTTTGCGTTTAAAACTATGAagtaaaataattaattaactctGAAGCTAAAATTTCTAATATTGAAATTCTGtagtaaaataattaattaattgctATATCGTGTACTTGCCTATATGTTCGTATCTTTCTTTATTCTTCATAATGTTACTATCTTCTGGATCTTCTTTTGGTTACAATCTTTTCTCTACAATAATTAGATGTAGTTTGAATATTGGGAACACTATTAACGCCAGCTCGTAAAACTAAGGATGTATTGACACGGCTAACCACACACCTCCAATGCTATTCTAATATAAAATAGACTACACCTTCCTTGTATTAGGAACATCCACGACGGGCAATTGAATATCATAATACTATCACAAGAATATATCTAAACTAGTGCTTGGATATCATGAGGTGGCATCGAGACGTCCAGGGGAGGTGCCGGCATGGTGCTTGATGGCTCCTCTAGCCCCTTATCTGTTATCTTTTTTAAGTTTCAAATTATCTCAACTGTCCTTATTGGTCAAGCATAATGGGTCTCTAATTTgcagaaacatataatccaaattgTTCACTTCGAGGAGATGAATAGAACTACCAAGTCTGGtcattaaaaaaatattagatTTTAAATTAGGTTTCGATTTGCTGATTCCTACTCAAGAACCATGTTTAATCCCTTAATCCTGCAAATTAGGATCAGGTTATTTATGGGATGTCACAACCATACTCTATGAGTCATGCCCTATTATTCATTAGTATTTCACTTAGGTACAAGCAAATACCCTAGCTTTACTAATATATGGCCTTTTGATATTCGCTCACAGGTACTTCATTCTCATTGATGACATATGGGATAAATCTGTGTGGAATAATATTAGATGTTCTCTGATTGAGAATGAATGTGGTAGTAGAGTAATTGCAACAACTCGCATTCTAGATGTTGCCAAAGAAGTTGGTGGTGTTTATCAGCTTAAGCCTCTTTCTACTAGTGACTCAAGAAAGTTATTCTACCAAAGAATATTTGGAACCGAGGACAAGTGCCCTCATATTCAGTTGGCTGAAGTAAGTGAGAACATTTTGCAGAAATGTGGTGGAATACCATTGGCTATAATTACACTGGCTAGTATGTTGGCTGGTAAAAAGGAACATGAAAATGCATATACGTATTGGTCCAAGGTGCACCAATCTATGGGTTCTGGGCTAGGAAATAATCCTGACCTAATGGACTTGCGGAGGATACTATATGTCAGTTACTATGTCTTACCTCCAAATCTGAAGGCTTGTTTACTGTATCTCAGTTTGTATCCAGAGGATTATGATATTAAAACCAAACAGTTGATATGGAAATGGATAGGTGAAGGATTCATTCATGAAGAGCAGGGGAAGAGCTTGTATGAAGTAGGAGAGGATTACATTGCTGAGCTCATTAACAAAAGTTTGGTCCAACCAATGGATATCAATATTGCTAATAAGGCAAGCTCTATCCGTGTACATGACATGGTGCTTGACCTTATCACTTCCTTGTCAAATGAGGAGAACTTTCTCGCATCATGGGGTGGTCAGCAGACCAGGTCACTACCATGTAAGATCCGTCGACTGTCTCTCCAAACCAGTAATGAAGAGGATGTCCAGCCAATGCCAACCATGGGCAGCTTGTCCCATGTGAGGTCACTTACTGTGTTCAGTAAAGACTTCAGTTTGCTGTCGGAACTTTCAAGTTTTCTTGTCCTGCGTGCATTGGATTTAAGTGGTTGTACTGAAGTGCGTGATCATAATTTGAAGGATATTTGCAATTTATTTCATCTGAGGTATTTGAGTCTACAAGGGGGATGTATCACTGAGATCCCGAAGGAGATCAGCAATCTACAGCTTTTGCAAGTGCTAGACATAAGGTCCACCGAAATTGAGAAATTTCCATCAACCGTTGTTGAGCTAAGACAACTGGTGTTCGTTGACATGGGTAATGGGATGGTCTCTGCATCGCTTCTAAAATTGATGTCCACCTTGCCCTCCCTCTCTTCCCTTGCAATTGGATTAACAGGATTGAGAGAGGAAGACCTCCAAATACTTGGGAGCATGTCGTCTCTGCGTGATCTCTCTCTACTTGTAGTGCATTGGGGAAAAGTCACGGGTAAAAGGCTAGTCATTGGCAATGGTTGTCCCTTCCAGTCTCTGACAAGGTTCAATATAAAGAGTATAGACGGCACTGGCTTCATGTTCGCAGAAGGAACCTTGCAGAAGCTCCAAATCCTGGAGTTAGATTTTTATGTTGAGAAAGCAAAAGACCAATTAGGTGATTTTCAGTTTGGGCTGGAGAACCTCTCTTCGCTTGAGCATGTCAATGTGGTTGCTCGTGGTGGTGGTAGTGAGGGTGAGCTCATCAATGCACTTGAGAAAGAACTTGATATTAATCCCAACAAGCCCACACTGACGGTGAAGAAGGTAACTCCATGCTCATTCACCTTTGTTCACAGTAACTTAATTATAGTTACTTGTCTGCTCTTTACAGTTTACTACTTGTATATTGATTCCTACCCCATTCTGGTATTTGGCGCTTCAAGTACTAGTTCAGTCCGCAGCTTCATAAGCTAGTGGATTTAAAATGCATGCGGCCGCAAAGCCAGCGCAACAGCAGCTTGCTTCCTGGAACCGACAGGAGACTGGTCAACTGGAATGCCACGACAGCAAAACCACCATATAAATGNNNNNNNNNNNNNNNNNNNNNNNNNNNNNNNNNNNNNNNNNNNNNNNNNNNNNNNNNNNNNNNNNNNNNNNNNNNNNNNNNNNNNNNNNNNNNNNNNNNNNNNNNNNNNNNNNNNNNNNNNNNNNNNNNNNNNNNNNNNNNNNNNNNNNNNNNNNNNNNNNNNNNNNNNNNNNNNNNNNNNNNNNNNNNNNNNNNNNNNNNNNNNNNNNNNNNNNNNNNNNNNNNNNNNNNNNNNNNNNNNNNNNNNNNNNNNNNNNNNNNNNNNNNNNNNNNNNNNNNNNNNNNNNNNNNNNNNNNNNNNNNNNNNNNNNNNNNNNNNNNNNNNNNNNNNNNNNNNNNNNNNNNNNNNNNNNNNNNNNNNNNNNNNNNNNNNNNNNNNNNNNNNNNNNNNNNNNNNNNNNNNNNNNNNNNNNNNNNNNNNNNNNNNNNNNNNNNNNNNNNNNNNNNNNNNNNNNNNNNNNNNGGTGTTAAAGTAAACGGTTTCAATAGTTTAGGGTATATTCTAACCACTGTTGAAGTTGATAGATTAAACGCT encodes:
- the LOC119349933 gene encoding disease resistance protein Pik-2-like; the protein is MEVVTGAMSTLLPILGNLLKEEYNLQKNTRGEIKFLKAELESMEAALIKVSEAPLDQPPDKQVKLWARDVRDLSYEIEESVDKFLACLECQQQKRPHSFMGFIHRSINILTKGKVRHNIGMDIKDIKRRIKEVSERHDRYKVDSVVPKSTSTSTDTLRQLALFKKATELIGTEEKSLDIVKMLTEGDKVFKKQPKMISIVGFGGLGKTILANVVYEKLRGEFDCGAVVSVSLNPDMKKLFKSLLRQLDKGNYKNIMDQSAWSETQLISEIRDFLRDKRYFILIDDIWDKSVWNNIRCSLIENECGSRVIATTRILDVAKEVGGVYQLKPLSTSDSRKLFYQRIFGTEDKCPHIQLAEVSENILQKCGGIPLAIITLASMLAGKKEHENAYTYWSKVHQSMGSGLGNNPDLMDLRRILYVSYYVLPPNLKACLLYLSLYPEDYDIKTKQLIWKWIGEGFIHEEQGKSLYEVGEDYIAELINKSLVQPMDINIANKASSIRVHDMVLDLITSLSNEENFLASWGGQQTRSLPCKIRRLSLQTSNEEDVQPMPTMGSLSHVRSLTVFSKDFSLLSELSSFLVLRALDLSGCTEVRDHNLKDICNLFHLRYLSLQGGCITEIPKEISNLQLLQVLDIRSTEIEKFPSTVVELRQLVFVDMGNGMVSASLLKLMSTLPSLSSLAIGLTGLREEDLQILGSMSSLRDLSLLVVHWGKVTGKRLVIGNGCPFQSLTRFNIKSIDGTGFMFAEGTLQKLQILELDFYVEKAKDQLGDFQFGLENLSSLEHVNVVARGGGSEGELINALEKELDINPNKPTLTVKKVTPCSFTFVHSNLIIVTCLLFTVYYLYIDSYPILVFGASSTSSVRSFIS